One part of the Acetoanaerobium sticklandii genome encodes these proteins:
- a CDS encoding CoA-binding protein, which produces MNMNEIKKTMLESKNWAIYGATPDKNKFGYKIPTRMKNHGYNVFGINPKYKGETVNDVEIYSSLDEINEKIDCIDIVVNPKIAMMVIDEAVKNGIKYLWFQPGTWDDEVIKKALDNNLNIVYGHCVYAILGMEE; this is translated from the coding sequence ATGAATATGAACGAAATTAAAAAAACAATGTTAGAGAGCAAAAATTGGGCAATTTATGGAGCTACTCCTGATAAAAATAAATTTGGATACAAAATACCTACTAGAATGAAAAATCATGGCTACAATGTATTTGGGATTAATCCCAAATATAAGGGCGAAACTGTGAATGATGTTGAAATATACTCATCTTTAGATGAAATCAATGAAAAAATTGATTGTATAGATATTGTAGTAAATCCTAAAATAGCTATGATGGTTATAGATGAAGCAGTAAAAAATGGAATAAAATATCTTTGGTTTCAGCCTGGAACCTGGGATGATGAGGTTATAAAAAAAGCATTGGATAATAATTTAAACATAGTTTATGGACACTGCGTATATGCTATTCTTGGTATGGAGGAATAG
- the hflX gene encoding GTPase HflX translates to MEDNMNKLEERMILVGLNVTDYKKNTSSTKIEESMIELEELAKAAGGNVLGSIIQNRDNYDVAYYLGKGKAEEIKEYANNMQANLIVFNEELSGAQIRNLEEIIGLDIIDRTALILDIFAKRALSREGKLQVELAQYKYRLPRLIGVGKEMSRLGGGIGTKGPGEKKLETDKRHIRERIYDIQRELKEIKKNREIQRSKRLKSNLPIVALVGYTNSGKSTLLNKLIQSHREYSADKDVFVKDMLFATLDVSLRKAILPSNKEYLITDTVGFVSDLPHYLVEAFKATLEEVSYADLLLHVVDSSNEHFNLQIDTTLGVLKEIGAADKPMIYVFNKADKVNYELDYKPKDEYVFISAKTGYNNEQLLQKIECHINSNLKKVKLLIPFSNGEVINSLHKKYNFEENYSEEGILVQIDITEEDYGRYKKYIVEEVL, encoded by the coding sequence ATGGAAGATAATATGAATAAATTAGAAGAAAGAATGATATTAGTTGGATTAAATGTTACAGACTATAAGAAGAATACATCTTCAACCAAAATTGAAGAATCTATGATTGAGTTAGAAGAACTAGCTAAAGCAGCTGGCGGTAATGTACTTGGGAGTATAATTCAAAATAGAGATAACTACGATGTTGCATATTATCTTGGCAAGGGAAAGGCTGAGGAAATAAAAGAGTATGCAAATAATATGCAAGCAAACTTAATTGTTTTCAATGAAGAGCTATCTGGAGCTCAAATTAGAAATCTTGAAGAAATTATTGGGTTGGATATTATAGACAGAACTGCGCTTATTTTGGATATATTTGCAAAAAGGGCTTTATCTAGAGAGGGAAAACTTCAAGTTGAACTTGCACAGTATAAATATCGACTTCCAAGGTTAATTGGTGTCGGGAAAGAAATGTCAAGGCTAGGAGGGGGAATAGGAACTAAAGGGCCTGGAGAAAAAAAATTAGAAACTGATAAAAGACATATAAGAGAAAGAATTTATGACATTCAAAGGGAATTAAAGGAAATAAAAAAAAATAGAGAGATTCAAAGATCTAAAAGATTAAAGTCAAATTTGCCAATAGTTGCACTGGTTGGATATACAAACTCTGGAAAATCTACCTTATTGAATAAATTGATTCAATCACACAGAGAATATAGCGCGGATAAAGATGTATTTGTTAAAGATATGCTGTTTGCGACTCTAGATGTTTCGCTTAGAAAAGCTATACTCCCTTCTAACAAAGAATATCTTATAACTGATACAGTGGGCTTTGTATCAGATTTGCCACACTATTTGGTAGAAGCATTTAAAGCTACCCTTGAGGAGGTAAGTTATGCAGATTTATTGTTACATGTAGTAGATTCTTCTAATGAGCATTTCAATTTGCAGATCGACACTACATTAGGTGTTTTAAAAGAAATTGGTGCTGCTGACAAGCCTATGATTTATGTATTCAATAAAGCTGATAAAGTAAACTATGAACTTGATTATAAGCCTAAGGATGAATATGTATTTATTTCTGCAAAAACTGGATATAATAATGAGCAATTACTACAAAAAATAGAATGTCATATTAATTCAAATTTAAAAAAAGTTAAGCTTTTGATTCCTTTTTCTAACGGAGAAGTTATAAATTCTTTACACAAGAAATATAATTTTGAAGAAAACTATTCTGAAGAAGGAATACTTGTTCAAATAGATATTACCGAGGAAGATTATGGCCGCTACAAAAAATATATTGTAGAAGAGGTTTTATAA
- a CDS encoding HEAT repeat domain-containing protein, with protein MKLDWENIENLSDNEISYLLYLENKSIYQISKIRNLGEDIVKLHIYKIKKDLLLSETKIADINILSEYLSLSKPEREQYLECIDKENEKCLLDEFSKTMMDIDNIEDLMVIIWTIGELKTNSFNDKLKFYASHPHGNIRRMTYSAMGKIGSMEFLPYLSNGMKDIKPQVKQYAIIAFGKIADKEYIYKLNEIYTNKNEKEYVRRAAKQSIELILDRINNER; from the coding sequence ATGAAATTAGATTGGGAAAATATCGAGAACTTGAGTGATAATGAAATATCCTATCTTTTGTATTTAGAAAATAAAAGTATTTACCAAATATCGAAGATTAGAAACTTGGGCGAAGATATAGTCAAACTTCATATTTATAAAATAAAAAAAGACTTATTGTTGTCTGAAACGAAAATAGCGGATATTAATATACTATCGGAATATCTATCTCTTTCAAAACCAGAAAGAGAACAATATTTAGAATGCATTGATAAAGAAAACGAAAAATGTCTGTTAGATGAATTTAGCAAAACAATGATGGACATAGATAATATTGAAGACCTAATGGTGATAATATGGACTATTGGAGAACTTAAAACAAACTCTTTCAATGATAAACTAAAATTTTACGCTAGTCACCCGCATGGCAATATAAGAAGAATGACATACTCTGCTATGGGGAAAATAGGAAGCATGGAATTTTTACCATATTTATCAAATGGAATGAAGGATATAAAACCTCAAGTTAAGCAATACGCAATTATAGCTTTTGGAAAAATTGCTGATAAGGAATATATATATAAACTAAATGAGATATACACAAACAAAAATGAAAAAGAATATGTAAGAAGAGCAGCAAAACAATCAATTGAATTAATTTTAGACAGAATTAATAATGAGAGGTAA
- the nadE gene encoding NAD(+) synthase, with product MEAMFKKIDLTVDWLREKVNESKSKGLVVGISGGIDSAVVAYLIKKAFPENSLGVILPIKSNPQDVEHANLLVNKCRIESMNINLTKTHELLFNEIKNTMSSDQLWNPTYQKISDANLRARLRMSTLYTIANNLGYMVVGTDNKAEVYTGYFTKYGDGGVDLLPIANLLKREVYEWAKVLGVPNEIINKAPSAGLWDGQTDELEMGTTYDYIDAYISGNEIPEKDRVIIDKLHISSEHKRSAIPTPPIF from the coding sequence ATGGAAGCTATGTTTAAAAAAATAGATTTGACTGTGGATTGGTTAAGGGAGAAGGTTAATGAATCAAAATCCAAAGGTTTAGTTGTAGGAATATCTGGAGGAATTGATTCAGCAGTTGTTGCTTATTTAATAAAAAAAGCTTTCCCAGAAAATTCTCTAGGAGTAATTTTGCCAATTAAGAGCAATCCGCAAGATGTAGAGCATGCTAATTTATTAGTTAACAAGTGTAGGATTGAATCTATGAATATCAATTTAACTAAAACTCACGAACTTTTATTTAATGAAATAAAAAATACAATGTCAAGTGACCAATTATGGAATCCAACCTATCAAAAAATATCTGATGCAAATCTAAGAGCAAGACTGAGAATGAGCACATTATATACTATTGCAAATAATTTAGGATATATGGTAGTAGGAACTGACAACAAGGCGGAAGTATATACTGGTTATTTTACGAAATACGGAGATGGCGGAGTAGATTTATTGCCTATAGCAAATCTTCTAAAGAGAGAAGTTTACGAGTGGGCGAAAGTACTTGGAGTTCCAAATGAGATAATTAATAAAGCTCCATCTGCGGGTTTGTGGGATGGCCAAACTGATGAACTTGAAATGGGGACAACTTATGATTATATCGATGCATATATAAGTGGAAATGAAATCCCTGAAAAAGACAGAGTAATTATTGATAAACTTCATATATCATCTGAGCATAAAAGAAGTGCTATTCCTACCCCACCAATCTTTTAG
- a CDS encoding YebC/PmpR family DNA-binding transcriptional regulator, whose translation MGRIGNIINKKGKQDAKRAKIFTKYARLISVAAKMGGGDPEYNANLKNAIEKAKSENMPNDNIERAIKKGIGSGDGESYEHITYEGYGPGGVAVIIETLTDNKNRTAGNMRYYLDKNGGNLGTAGCVSFMFDRKGQIIIEKSDDISEDTLMEQALEAGAEDFVTEEDCFVVLTDIESFLQVKDALSSHGYSFVTADIEMIPQTYTAISDDQKKSMDKMMDMLEEDDDVQNVYHNLED comes from the coding sequence GTGGGACGTATAGGAAACATAATCAACAAAAAGGGAAAACAAGATGCAAAACGAGCTAAGATTTTCACAAAATATGCTAGACTTATTTCGGTAGCTGCTAAAATGGGTGGAGGAGACCCTGAATACAATGCCAATCTAAAAAATGCAATAGAAAAAGCTAAAAGTGAAAATATGCCCAACGACAATATTGAAAGAGCAATAAAAAAAGGAATAGGCTCAGGAGATGGAGAAAGCTATGAGCATATAACCTATGAAGGCTATGGACCTGGTGGTGTAGCAGTTATAATAGAAACTCTTACTGACAATAAAAATAGAACTGCTGGAAACATGAGATACTATCTTGATAAAAATGGCGGAAATCTAGGAACTGCTGGATGCGTTAGCTTTATGTTTGATAGAAAAGGCCAAATTATAATAGAAAAATCTGATGATATATCTGAAGATACGCTTATGGAACAAGCTTTAGAAGCTGGAGCAGAAGATTTTGTTACTGAAGAAGATTGTTTTGTAGTTTTAACTGATATCGAAAGCTTCTTACAAGTTAAAGATGCATTATCTAGTCATGGCTATTCATTTGTTACGGCAGATATTGAAATGATACCTCAAACATATACAGCTATTTCTGATGACCAAAAGAAAAGTATGGATAAGATGATGGATATGTTAGAGGAAGATGATGACGTTCAAAATGTATACCACAATCTTGAAGATTAA
- a CDS encoding YigZ family protein codes for MNEYKTVFESGESTIIIEKSKFIGYSRHVETEEDALTFINEIKKKNKDATHNVSAYILGEKMNAQKYSDDGEPSGTAGIPILELMKKEELTNSAIVVTRYFGGIKLGAGGLVRAYSKSAKSTLENSLISQKKIFIPIEILFDYSFLGKIQNDISTRNILTSKPDFEDVVKYTIYVDKEEIDSSINHINDLTSGNVIIDIKDEVLLDFVNDNYILL; via the coding sequence TTGAATGAATATAAAACTGTTTTTGAATCAGGAGAATCAACAATAATTATAGAAAAGTCAAAATTTATTGGTTATAGTAGACATGTTGAAACTGAGGAAGATGCATTGACATTTATTAACGAGATAAAGAAAAAAAATAAAGATGCTACCCATAATGTTTCGGCATACATTCTAGGTGAAAAAATGAATGCACAAAAATATTCAGATGATGGAGAACCATCTGGAACTGCAGGAATACCTATTTTAGAACTTATGAAAAAGGAAGAATTAACTAACTCTGCTATAGTAGTGACAAGATATTTTGGAGGGATAAAATTAGGGGCAGGAGGATTGGTAAGAGCATACTCAAAATCAGCAAAATCCACCCTTGAAAACTCATTAATATCTCAAAAAAAAATATTTATTCCGATTGAAATTTTATTTGATTATAGCTTTTTAGGAAAAATTCAAAATGATATCAGTACAAGAAATATTCTCACTTCAAAGCCTGATTTCGAAGATGTGGTGAAATATACTATTTATGTTGATAAAGAAGAAATCGATTCGAGCATTAATCATATTAATGATTTAACCTCAGGTAATGTTATAATAGATATTAAAGATGAAGTTTTGTTAGATTTTGTAAATGATAACTATATATTACTTTGA